In Sphingomonas phyllosphaerae, one DNA window encodes the following:
- a CDS encoding S9 family peptidase: MHKWFIAAALATTGFSTVAEAQGADAPTPLTLERVFATPDLAGPQPRALKLSPDGTLLTFLRARPDDKDRLDLWARDTTTGAERMLVDSLRIGTGAALSEAEKMQRERARIGALKGIVAYDWAADGRSLLVPIDGNLYLAGIDGQVRRITDVPGGVLNANVSPRGGFVSYVRDQNLWIQPLGGGVARALTSEGKGLVHFGEAEFVAQEEMHRTDGYWWSPDDRYVAIERFDETPVKVFTRAAIGATGTSIYEQRYPAAGTPNVLVDLYVMRADGSGANGSGGVKVDLGSDPDIYLARVDWLPDGSALLVQRQNRAQTKLDMLRVDPATGKATVLFTETARAKSWINLSDSYRPMEDGSLLWHSERDGYAHLWRLKGGRWTQLTKGEWVVTGLVAVDEVKGRVYFTANKDDVLEQHLYALDLKRGGITRLTEHGWNNSVTADGKAQRFLVTRSSPDQPPQTYLADASGKRLAWINENRVEGTHPYAPYVASHEPVRFGTIKAADGTTDLHWQMVTPRLEPGKRYPVFFQHYGGPGPQYVTRSWKNPLIQHLVDKGWIYFEVDNRGSANRGVAFESAIWHAMGTVEVADQRKGAEYLKTLAFVDPKRIATFGWSYGGYMSLKMIEADQSLYAAAISGAPVTDWHLYDTHYTERYMGDPLVDGVAYDASRAVIDPKKITTPLLLMHGMADDNVFLDNSTKVAAELQAADMPFEMMLYPGKTHSASRDIHVWTTIERFLDQHVGSGPK; the protein is encoded by the coding sequence ATGCACAAGTGGTTTATCGCCGCCGCGCTGGCGACGACGGGATTTTCGACCGTGGCTGAGGCGCAGGGGGCCGACGCGCCGACGCCGCTCACGCTGGAACGGGTGTTCGCCACCCCCGATCTCGCCGGCCCGCAGCCGCGCGCGCTCAAACTGTCGCCCGACGGCACGCTGCTCACCTTCCTGCGCGCGCGCCCCGACGACAAGGACCGGCTCGACCTTTGGGCGCGCGACACCACGACCGGTGCGGAGCGGATGCTGGTCGACAGCCTCAGGATCGGCACCGGCGCGGCCTTGTCCGAAGCCGAGAAGATGCAGCGCGAACGCGCCCGGATCGGCGCGCTCAAGGGCATCGTCGCCTACGACTGGGCGGCGGACGGGCGCAGCCTGCTCGTGCCGATCGACGGCAACCTCTATCTCGCCGGCATCGACGGGCAGGTGCGCCGGATCACCGACGTGCCCGGCGGCGTGCTCAACGCCAACGTCTCTCCGCGCGGCGGCTTCGTCAGCTATGTCCGCGACCAGAACCTCTGGATTCAGCCGCTCGGCGGCGGGGTCGCACGCGCGCTCACCAGCGAGGGCAAGGGGCTCGTCCATTTCGGCGAGGCGGAATTCGTCGCGCAGGAGGAAATGCACCGCACCGACGGCTATTGGTGGAGCCCCGACGATCGCTATGTCGCGATCGAGCGGTTCGACGAGACGCCGGTCAAGGTCTTCACCCGCGCCGCGATCGGCGCGACCGGCACCAGCATCTACGAACAGCGCTATCCCGCCGCCGGCACCCCCAACGTGCTGGTCGACCTGTACGTCATGCGCGCCGATGGTTCGGGCGCCAATGGTTCAGGTGGGGTGAAGGTCGATCTCGGCAGCGATCCCGACATCTATCTCGCGCGCGTCGACTGGCTGCCCGACGGCTCGGCCCTGCTCGTGCAGCGCCAGAACCGCGCGCAGACCAAGCTCGACATGCTCCGCGTCGATCCCGCGACCGGCAAGGCGACCGTGCTCTTCACTGAAACCGCGCGCGCGAAAAGCTGGATCAACCTTTCCGACAGCTATCGCCCGATGGAGGACGGCAGCCTGTTGTGGCATTCCGAACGCGACGGCTACGCGCATCTGTGGCGGTTGAAGGGCGGCCGCTGGACGCAGCTGACCAAGGGCGAGTGGGTCGTCACCGGGCTGGTCGCGGTCGATGAGGTCAAGGGTCGCGTCTATTTCACCGCCAACAAGGACGATGTCCTCGAACAGCATCTTTACGCGCTCGACCTCAAGCGCGGCGGGATCACGCGACTGACCGAGCATGGCTGGAACAACAGCGTCACCGCCGACGGCAAGGCGCAGCGCTTCCTCGTCACGCGCTCGAGCCCCGATCAGCCGCCGCAGACCTATCTTGCCGACGCCAGCGGCAAGCGGCTGGCATGGATCAACGAAAACCGTGTCGAGGGCACGCACCCCTATGCCCCCTATGTGGCCAGCCACGAACCGGTGCGCTTCGGCACGATCAAGGCCGCCGACGGCACCACCGATCTGCACTGGCAGATGGTCACGCCGCGGCTGGAGCCGGGGAAGCGTTACCCGGTGTTCTTCCAGCATTATGGCGGCCCCGGTCCGCAATATGTGACGCGCAGCTGGAAGAACCCGCTGATCCAGCATCTGGTCGACAAAGGCTGGATCTATTTCGAGGTCGACAATCGCGGCTCGGCGAACCGCGGTGTCGCGTTCGAAAGCGCGATCTGGCACGCGATGGGCACCGTCGAGGTCGCGGATCAGCGCAAGGGCGCGGAATATCTGAAAACGCTCGCCTTCGTTGATCCGAAGCGGATCGCCACCTTCGGCTGGTCGTACGGCGGCTATATGTCGCTCAAGATGATCGAGGCCGATCAGAGCCTGTATGCCGCCGCGATCTCGGGGGCGCCGGTCACCGACTGGCATCTCTACGACACGCATTATACCGAGCGTTACATGGGGGATCCGCTTGTCGATGGCGTCGCCTATGACGCGTCCCGTGCGGTGATCGACCCGAAGAAGATCACCACGCCGCTGCTGTTGATGCACGGCATGGCCGACGACAATGTCTTCCTCGACAATTCCACCAAGGTCGCGGCGGAATTGCAGGCCGCGGACATGCCGTTCGAGATGATGCTCTATCCCGGCAAGACGCATTCGGCGTC
- a CDS encoding glycoside hydrolase family 127 protein produces MRDVDLHDSPFLHAQRQTEAYLLRLQPDRMLHNFRVNAGLKPKAPVYGGWESEPMWADINCHGHTLGHYLSACALAYRATGKAVYRKRIDYIAAELAACQRAANSGLVCAFPKGAALVSAHLRGEPITGVPWYTLHKVYAGLRDATLLADSASAKAVLLRLADWGVVATRPLGDAQFEEMLKTEYGGMNEVYADLFVMTGNADYQRLAERFSQKAVLAPLVKAQDQLDGMHANTQIPKIIGFQRVHEAGGDASYHAAAQFFWKTVARTRAFATGGHGDNEHFFAMADFDKHVFSAKGSETCCQHNMLKLTRQLFLQDPRADYADYYERTLYNGILASQDPDSGMATYFQGARPGYMKLYHTPEDSFWCCTGTGMENHVKYRDSIYFHDGRQLYVNLFIPSALKWREQGVVLTQETSFPAQAGTRLRIAAKRPASLALKLRHPRWSRTATLVVNGRETVTSTESGSYVTIDRTWNDGDTVELQLVMEPAAEQAPAAPQIVAFTYGPLVLAGALGRQGLAPGADIIVNERKYGEYNDTPVAVPVLAGDPDALARSIRPTGNPLEFTIAAQDGTPVRLVPYHRIAHERYATYWQLA; encoded by the coding sequence ATGCGCGACGTTGACCTTCACGACAGCCCGTTCCTCCATGCACAGCGTCAGACCGAAGCCTATCTGCTGCGGCTCCAGCCTGACCGGATGCTCCACAATTTCCGGGTCAATGCCGGGCTGAAGCCCAAAGCGCCGGTCTATGGTGGCTGGGAGTCCGAGCCGATGTGGGCGGACATCAACTGCCACGGCCACACGCTCGGCCATTACCTCTCCGCCTGCGCGCTGGCCTATCGCGCGACCGGCAAGGCCGTCTACCGCAAGCGGATCGACTATATCGCCGCGGAGTTGGCGGCGTGCCAGAGGGCGGCGAACAGCGGGCTGGTCTGCGCCTTTCCGAAGGGCGCGGCGCTCGTTTCGGCGCATCTGCGCGGCGAGCCGATCACCGGCGTGCCGTGGTACACGCTCCACAAGGTCTATGCCGGACTGCGCGACGCGACGCTGCTCGCGGACAGTGCCTCGGCGAAAGCGGTGCTGCTGCGGCTCGCGGACTGGGGCGTAGTCGCCACACGCCCCTTGGGCGACGCGCAGTTCGAGGAGATGCTTAAGACCGAATACGGCGGCATGAACGAAGTCTATGCCGACCTGTTCGTGATGACCGGAAATGCAGATTATCAACGGCTTGCCGAGCGCTTTTCACAAAAGGCGGTACTCGCCCCGCTGGTGAAGGCGCAGGACCAGCTCGACGGGATGCACGCCAATACGCAGATTCCGAAGATCATCGGGTTCCAGCGCGTTCACGAGGCCGGCGGCGACGCCAGCTATCACGCCGCCGCGCAATTCTTTTGGAAGACGGTGGCGCGCACCCGCGCCTTCGCGACCGGCGGGCACGGCGACAACGAGCATTTCTTCGCGATGGCCGATTTCGACAAGCACGTCTTCTCGGCCAAGGGATCGGAGACGTGCTGCCAGCACAATATGCTCAAGCTGACGCGGCAATTGTTCCTGCAGGACCCGCGCGCCGATTACGCAGACTATTACGAACGCACGCTCTATAACGGCATTCTTGCCTCGCAGGATCCCGACAGCGGCATGGCGACCTATTTTCAGGGCGCGCGCCCCGGCTATATGAAATTGTACCACACTCCCGAGGACAGCTTCTGGTGCTGCACCGGCACGGGGATGGAAAACCACGTAAAGTACCGAGATTCGATCTACTTCCACGACGGGCGGCAGCTCTACGTCAACCTGTTCATCCCGTCGGCGCTGAAATGGCGTGAGCAAGGCGTCGTTCTGACGCAGGAAACCTCCTTCCCCGCGCAGGCGGGCACCCGGCTGCGCATCGCCGCCAAGCGCCCGGCCTCGCTCGCACTCAAGCTGCGTCACCCACGCTGGAGCCGCACCGCGACGCTGGTCGTCAACGGTCGCGAGACCGTGACTTCCACCGAGTCCGGCAGCTACGTCACCATCGACCGGACGTGGAACGACGGCGACACCGTCGAGCTGCAACTGGTCATGGAGCCCGCCGCCGAACAGGCGCCCGCCGCGCCGCAGATCGTCGCCTTCACCTACGGCCCGCTGGTGCTGGCCGGCGCGCTCGGCCGGCAGGGGCTGGCGCCCGGCGCGGACATCATCGTCAACGAGCGTAAATACGGCGAGTATAATGACACGCCCGTCGCGGTGCCCGTGCTCGCGGGCGACCCCGACGCGCTGGCGAGGAGCATCCGACCGACCGGCAACCCGCTCGAATTCACGATCGCCGCGCAGGATGGCACGCCGGTGCGGCTGGTTCCCTATCACCGCATCGCGCACGAACGCTACGCGACCTATTGGCAACTCGCTTAG
- a CDS encoding arylamine N-acetyltransferase: protein MFDLDAYLARIDLPARPTRDAAGLSRIQHAHRLAIPFENLDVRLGRAIAIDGASVAAKLVTARRGGYCFEQNRLLLDALAALDFNARPLLARVWLGATETPPLTHTLSLVTIDGQHWIADAGFGGSYAPVMPLADGAQGEAPDGARFLLVRDDERAGAGGWLLLRDGDPTTTDGRGAGPGWQPQYSFTTAEVHDSDLAMGNHWSMTAPASRFTNVTVTSIILPRGFASLTDRQYRRRASETTAEAEITDPRVYRMRLSMMFGIDLSADEVAELGLFG, encoded by the coding sequence ATGTTCGACCTCGACGCCTATCTCGCCCGCATCGACCTTCCCGCGCGTCCGACCCGCGATGCCGCCGGCCTGTCGCGCATCCAGCATGCACATCGCCTCGCGATTCCGTTCGAGAACCTCGACGTGCGGCTCGGCCGGGCGATCGCGATCGATGGTGCGAGCGTCGCCGCCAAACTGGTCACCGCGCGGCGCGGCGGCTATTGTTTCGAGCAGAACCGCTTGTTGCTCGACGCGCTCGCCGCGCTCGATTTCAATGCCCGTCCGCTGCTGGCGCGCGTCTGGCTCGGCGCCACGGAGACCCCGCCGCTGACGCACACGCTGTCGCTGGTGACGATCGACGGGCAGCACTGGATCGCCGACGCCGGCTTCGGCGGCAGCTACGCGCCGGTCATGCCGCTCGCCGATGGCGCGCAGGGCGAGGCGCCGGACGGCGCGCGCTTCCTGCTGGTCCGCGACGACGAACGCGCCGGGGCGGGCGGCTGGCTGCTGCTGCGCGACGGCGACCCGACCACCACCGACGGCCGCGGCGCGGGGCCGGGATGGCAGCCGCAATACAGCTTCACCACCGCGGAGGTGCATGACAGCGATCTGGCGATGGGCAATCACTGGTCGATGACCGCGCCCGCCAGCCGCTTCACCAATGTGACGGTGACCAGCATCATCCTGCCGCGCGGCTTCGCCTCGCTGACCGACCGCCAGTATCGCCGTCGTGCCTCGGAGACGACCGCCGAAGCCGAGATTACCGATCCGCGCGTCTACCGGATGCGGCTGAGCATGATGTTTGGGATCGACCTGAGCGCGGACGAAGTGGCGGAACTGGGCCTGTTCGGTTGA